From the Chitinolyticbacter meiyuanensis genome, one window contains:
- a CDS encoding carbohydrate ABC transporter permease yields MHLVRTLLLSWAPRYSLLLLVALFTTFPFLWTLSTALGDAGNIYAFPPQLWPEAPTLRHIEEARQSIPLDRFFWNSVLISGATVAGTLVLASLAGYALSVLRFRGQRLVFLAVLATLILPSELNIIVNFITLTMLKLTNSHTGVVLPLLANAFGIFLLKQAFDEIPAEIFDAARIDGASEWQLFWRVALPLAGPALAALAIFTLVATWNAYIWPAVVLQSPDQYPLAVGVLYLSGTFAAKTRVIAAGTVLTILPVLILFLLAQRYFMRGLDGAVK; encoded by the coding sequence ATGCATCTCGTCCGCACACTGCTGCTGTCGTGGGCGCCGCGTTACAGCCTGCTGCTGCTGGTGGCGCTGTTCACCACCTTCCCCTTTCTCTGGACGCTCTCCACCGCCCTCGGCGACGCCGGCAACATCTACGCCTTCCCGCCGCAACTGTGGCCCGAAGCACCGACGCTCAGGCACATCGAGGAAGCACGCCAGAGCATTCCGCTCGACCGCTTTTTCTGGAATTCGGTGCTGATCAGCGGCGCCACCGTTGCCGGCACGCTGGTGCTGGCGAGTCTCGCCGGCTATGCGCTGTCGGTGCTGCGGTTTCGCGGCCAGCGCCTGGTGTTCCTCGCTGTGCTCGCCACGCTGATTTTGCCCTCCGAGCTCAACATCATCGTCAACTTCATCACGCTGACGATGCTCAAGCTCACCAACAGCCACACCGGCGTGGTGCTGCCGCTACTCGCCAACGCCTTCGGCATTTTCCTCTTGAAGCAAGCCTTCGACGAGATTCCGGCCGAGATCTTCGACGCCGCGCGCATCGACGGCGCCAGCGAATGGCAGCTGTTCTGGCGCGTGGCCCTGCCACTGGCCGGCCCCGCGCTCGCTGCACTCGCGATCTTCACGCTGGTCGCCACCTGGAACGCCTACATCTGGCCCGCCGTGGTACTGCAAAGCCCCGACCAGTACCCCCTCGCCGTCGGTGTGCTGTACCTCTCCGGCACCTTCGCCGCCAAGACCCGCGTCATCGCCGCCGGCACCGTGCTCACCATCCTGCCGGTGCTGATCCTGTTCCTGCTCGCCCAGCGCTACTTCATGCGCGGGCTGGATGGGGCTGTGAAATGA
- a CDS encoding ABC transporter substrate-binding protein codes for MKHSTIALVIGALVASGAAQADKTRIEFWTMSMKPRFEAYFQNIEKTYEAQNPNVDIVWTDLPWDVIRAKFTAAVAAGQPPALANLNVQWAYDYAQTGAIVPIDALLGTDRGVYMPGALADVTWGGKTYAFPWYNSADVMAVNGALFKKAGLDPKQPIANLSAQLKVAKTIRQKAGVAGLAPRLGRVESIFLGEGLPVLENGKAVFNSPRHVALLREFADAYKAGALLKDNLFAEDNFQVSIAAYNGGRLAMLETTPPAIARVRDDAKDIYAQTVMLPVPPGATGVVKGGWLMDFVVPRGVDAKLLPEVGKFARFLTNDANQLAFSKDTGGTYPSTRKAALDPYFQQLPADAGPLEQARAIGAKNLTNVRTLAILGIDDPAPLTKRLREETEAAVTGRKDAKAALDAAVAFWNAQLKK; via the coding sequence ATGAAACACAGCACCATCGCGCTCGTGATCGGCGCGCTTGTCGCCAGCGGCGCCGCCCAGGCCGACAAGACCCGCATCGAGTTCTGGACCATGAGCATGAAGCCGCGCTTCGAAGCCTATTTCCAGAACATCGAAAAGACCTACGAGGCGCAGAACCCCAACGTCGACATCGTCTGGACCGACCTGCCGTGGGACGTGATCCGCGCCAAGTTCACCGCCGCAGTCGCCGCGGGCCAGCCGCCCGCCCTTGCCAACCTCAATGTGCAATGGGCCTACGACTACGCGCAGACCGGCGCCATCGTACCGATCGATGCGCTGCTCGGCACCGACCGTGGCGTCTACATGCCTGGCGCACTGGCCGACGTGACCTGGGGCGGCAAGACCTACGCCTTCCCCTGGTACAACTCGGCCGACGTGATGGCGGTGAATGGCGCACTGTTCAAGAAGGCCGGGCTCGATCCGAAACAGCCCATCGCCAACCTCTCGGCCCAGCTCAAGGTGGCCAAGACCATCCGGCAGAAGGCCGGTGTTGCAGGCCTCGCGCCACGGCTCGGGCGCGTGGAGAGCATCTTCCTCGGCGAGGGCCTGCCGGTACTGGAAAACGGCAAGGCGGTGTTCAACTCGCCGCGCCATGTGGCGCTGTTGCGCGAGTTTGCCGATGCCTACAAGGCCGGCGCGCTGCTCAAGGACAACCTGTTTGCCGAGGACAACTTCCAGGTGTCGATCGCCGCCTACAACGGCGGCCGTCTGGCGATGCTGGAAACCACGCCACCTGCCATCGCCCGGGTGCGCGATGACGCGAAGGACATCTATGCCCAGACCGTGATGCTCCCGGTGCCGCCCGGTGCCACCGGCGTGGTCAAGGGTGGCTGGCTGATGGACTTCGTGGTGCCTCGCGGCGTCGATGCCAAGCTGCTGCCCGAGGTCGGCAAGTTCGCGCGCTTCCTCACCAACGATGCCAACCAGCTGGCGTTCTCCAAGGATACCGGCGGCACCTACCCCTCCACGCGCAAGGCCGCGCTCGACCCTTACTTTCAGCAATTGCCGGCCGATGCCGGCCCGCTGGAGCAGGCACGGGCCATCGGCGCGAAGAACCTCACCAACGTGCGCACGCTGGCCATCCTCGGCATCGACGATCCGGCCCCCCTCACCAAGCGCCTGCGTGAGGAAACCGAAGCCGCCGTCACCGGGCGCAAGGATGCCAAGGCCGCGCTCGACGCTGCCGTGGCGTTCTGGAATGCGCAGCTGAAGAAGTAA
- a CDS encoding LysR family transcriptional regulator has translation MLAANLQLDLNLLLSLQALLTQGSVTRAAETLGVTQSAMSRSLGRLREAFDDPLFVRAANKLAPTPRAEALREPLNVILRQIDQLVVAQDFNPATARGRFRVACAGSAEHALLPAVLGTVLYEAPQLELDVVPWEAHILEAMSDDGPDLALGLAFDAPADVYQRVVCRDRMMCALRADHPALEGGELTLARYCAAPQLQLRLGQELSRMVDDRLVALGQTRRVGLQLSQCTAAFDLLLDSDLILTAPELVLRSATEGRPRLRLVPLPFDVPQLTLSLYWHARRHHDPAHVWLRNALCGGLKAEFDARRDTWAAVDLSRLAAVQPMRPLRGDDHVPCAEPPRFPRIGSFYPAYR, from the coding sequence ATGCTTGCTGCGAATCTCCAGCTCGATCTCAACCTGCTGCTCAGCCTGCAGGCGCTGCTCACGCAGGGCAGCGTGACGCGTGCCGCCGAAACGCTGGGCGTGACCCAGTCGGCGATGAGCCGTTCGCTCGGCCGGCTGCGCGAGGCCTTCGACGATCCGCTGTTCGTGCGGGCCGCCAACAAGCTGGCGCCGACGCCACGCGCCGAGGCGCTGCGCGAGCCGCTGAATGTGATCCTGCGTCAGATCGACCAACTGGTGGTGGCGCAGGATTTCAACCCGGCCACGGCGCGCGGCCGCTTCCGCGTCGCCTGTGCCGGCAGCGCTGAGCACGCGCTGCTGCCCGCCGTGCTCGGTACTGTGCTGTACGAAGCGCCGCAGCTGGAACTCGACGTGGTGCCATGGGAAGCGCACATCCTGGAGGCGATGTCCGATGACGGGCCGGATCTGGCGCTGGGCCTGGCGTTCGATGCGCCGGCCGATGTCTACCAACGCGTGGTCTGTCGCGACCGGATGATGTGCGCGCTGCGCGCCGATCACCCGGCCCTGGAGGGCGGCGAGCTGACGTTGGCACGCTATTGCGCCGCGCCGCAACTGCAGCTGCGGCTGGGCCAGGAGCTCTCCCGCATGGTCGATGATCGCCTGGTCGCGCTGGGGCAGACGCGCCGCGTCGGGCTGCAGCTGTCGCAATGCACGGCGGCGTTCGACCTGCTGCTCGACAGCGATCTGATCCTGACTGCGCCGGAACTGGTGCTGCGCAGCGCCACCGAGGGCCGACCGCGACTGCGGCTGGTGCCATTGCCGTTCGATGTGCCGCAATTGACGCTGTCGCTGTACTGGCATGCACGGCGTCACCACGATCCGGCGCACGTTTGGCTGCGCAACGCGCTGTGTGGCGGGCTCAAGGCCGAGTTCGACGCGCGGCGCGACACCTGGGCGGCGGTCGACTTGTCGCGCCTGGCTGCCGTGCAGCCGATGCGTCCGTTGCGGGGCGACGACCACGTGCCGTGCGCCGAGCCGCCGCGCTTCCCCCGCATCGGCAGCTTCTACCCGGCGTACCGCTGA
- a CDS encoding carbohydrate ABC transporter permease produces the protein MSKPTFKLNPSRHHSWRDDARAWLFLAPALLVLLLFAFWPVGLGAMLAFTEVNIFDLTASRWVGLANFQALWDDPTFIASVVNTLLYLLVVPVIQLAALALAVLVNAQLPAMKLFRTAFFVPVVTSVSVVGIMWGWMYNEDGMLNQLLAWLRLIDAPIGWLSDERIALFSVMFVTFWRGLGYYMVLYIAGLQALPQEVEEAAMLDGANRWQRFWRITVPMLRPTLLLCTLLSTLAAMKAFEEVVVMTGGGPIGSTYTLAFYAYDQGFRAFDFSRALAASAVVSLIGFVLAWINFRFFRTEGR, from the coding sequence ATGTCCAAGCCCACGTTCAAACTCAATCCAAGCCGACACCATAGCTGGCGCGACGACGCGCGTGCCTGGCTGTTCCTCGCCCCCGCCCTCTTGGTGCTGCTGCTGTTCGCCTTCTGGCCGGTGGGCCTGGGGGCGATGCTCGCGTTCACCGAGGTGAACATTTTCGATCTGACCGCCTCGCGCTGGGTCGGGCTCGCCAACTTCCAGGCGCTGTGGGACGACCCGACCTTCATCGCCAGCGTCGTCAACACCTTGCTCTACCTGCTGGTGGTGCCGGTGATCCAGCTGGCCGCGCTGGCGCTGGCGGTGCTGGTGAACGCGCAACTGCCGGCGATGAAGCTGTTTCGCACCGCCTTCTTCGTGCCCGTGGTCACCTCGGTGTCGGTGGTCGGGATCATGTGGGGCTGGATGTACAACGAGGACGGCATGCTCAACCAGCTGCTGGCCTGGTTGCGGCTGATCGATGCGCCGATCGGCTGGCTCAGCGACGAGCGCATCGCGCTCTTTTCCGTCATGTTCGTCACCTTCTGGCGCGGCCTCGGCTACTACATGGTGCTCTACATCGCCGGGCTGCAGGCGCTGCCGCAGGAGGTGGAGGAAGCAGCCATGCTCGATGGCGCCAACCGCTGGCAGCGCTTCTGGCGCATCACCGTGCCGATGCTGCGGCCCACGCTGCTGCTGTGCACGCTGCTCTCCACGCTGGCGGCGATGAAGGCCTTCGAGGAAGTGGTGGTGATGACCGGCGGCGGCCCCATCGGCAGCACCTACACCCTGGCCTTCTACGCCTACGACCAGGGGTTCCGCGCCTTCGATTTCTCGCGCGCACTGGCCGCCAGCGCCGTGGTGTCGCTGATCGGCTTCGTGCTGGCGTGGATCAACTTCCGTTTCTTCCGCACCGAGGGCCGCTGA